The Lycium ferocissimum isolate CSIRO_LF1 chromosome 8, AGI_CSIRO_Lferr_CH_V1, whole genome shotgun sequence DNA segment tCTAGGATATTTTGCCATTAATTATAGTAGAAAATTACTTAATTACCTTAAATGTACGTAGACTGAGATTTtctttacaaaaagaaaaaatatttacacatgttaaaaatattacctaatttgTATGTAGACTAAGCTTTCCTTACTAATTGGTTACACATAATCAATGTCTATggcaaattatataaatttatttttaaatatgataaattaaggtaaaaaaataatatttttagtaaATGATAAAAGTGCTTCTAAAAGACACAAAAGATTTTCATTCCTAACCCTTTCTCACTTTAGTTGGTCTGAGTGAGGATAGTATCTTTCCAGCACGAATCTTATACGTTCAATCCTCTGTATGAGCTAACTGTAATAACGAACTTTCAAAAATGAATATGTTTATCATAAATAGATTCGTCATTTCTGACCCTTCTTCACCTTAGTTGATCCGAGTAAGGATAGTATTTTTCCGACGCGAATCTAAATAAGTCTGATCCTCTGTACGGGCTAACCGTAATAACAAACTTTTAAAATGGATATGTTTATCATAAAAAGATTCATCGTTCCTAACCCTTCCTCACCTTAATTGGTCCGAGTGTTTTCCACCGCGAATCTAAATTAGTTTGATCCTCTGTAGGAGCTAACTGTAATAATAAACTTTCAAAATGGATACAgtttatcataaaaaaaatcatcattctTGACTATTCTTCATCTTAGTTGGTCCGAGTAATGATAGTATTTTTCCGACGCGAATTTAAATAAGTCTGATCCTCTCTAGGAGCTAACCGTAATAACGAAAAATATGTTTATCATAAAAAGATTTACCGTTCCTAACCCTCATTCACCCTAGTTGGTCCGCATGGGGATAGCATTTTTCCACGCGTGAATCTAAATTAATCCGATCAATAAACTTCAAATACCAGGTCACTAAACAAAAAATCAATTTACAAAATgatatttacaaaaaaataaaagctttTCTTTAAATATAAAGGTTGTTCATTTTGCTTTGAAAGGAAACACCATTTATGTAATCGACAAGTAACTTTGTCCCCTATAAATGGCTAATCTTTGTGTAGATTTTTGATTTCCGTGTTAAGCAAGTCTCTCTATTTTCACTTTACTTCACTTCTAATCTTCTCAACTCTAACGTTTTATCTCTTTATGTtccatttttctcttctttttcttaataTATCTCATTAATTCTGATTTGGGTATTCATAAAAAAGCTAAATTTACATTCTTGGCTTTCTGGTTATGGCTAGTTTCtgtttttttccttaatttttctcatttttttttctgaattgGGTATTCATAAAAAGCTGGAATTTACATTCTTGGCTATCTGGGTGTGTctagttttttcttttcatatatttttttttttaattttgggggTGAGAAACGGAGTAAGAAGGATTCTTTctgtttttttcttaatttttctcattaattttgatttgatattaataaaaaaaagttatctTTACATTCTTGGCTTTGTGTGTGTGTCTAGTTTTTTTAAGAAATGGAGCAAGAAggaatttttcttaatttttctcaTTGGTTTTGATTTGGGTATTCATAAAAAGGTGATCTTTACATTCTTGGCTATTTGGGTGtgcctagttttttttttttttttttttatttttttatttatattaattttggGGTGAGAAATGGAGCAAGAAGGATCAGTGGTGGTGGCAGCGCCAACATCATTGGCACCAGGGTTTAGATTTCATCCAACAGATGAGGAATTAGTTAGGTATTATTTAAGGAGAAAGGCATGTGGAAAGTCATTCAGGTTTCAAGCTGTTACTGAAATTGATGTTTATAAATCTGAACCTTGGGAACTTGCAGGTTAAAATtcaatctaatttttttttttgctgattttatgtcatttttgtgtccaattttgtTGTATGTGGTGATTGTTTTGTTTatccttttgaattttgtggttttTTGATTGGTTAAGTGCATCTTTCAGGTTAAATTAGTTGATTGgattagaaaaaaaatggagtttaggAGTTTTCAGATGATACAAATTTGttttaatggtttaagttataaggttgattttatgataaagattgaatttttagtTGTCTGGAAAAAGGATGTCTAGAAAAAAGattgaaatcatttttttagcTGATTTTATGTATCTGGttgtttttaaaaatctttCAGAAATTAGTTGATtggattagaaaaaaaaatggagtttaggAGTTTTCAGATGATACAAATTTGTTTTAATGGTTTAAGCTATAAGGTTGATTTTATgataaagattgaatttttagtGCTTGTCTAGAAAAAAGATTGAAATCATTAGTATCTGGTTAAAAATCTGAACCTTGGGAGCTTGCAGGTTGAATTCAATctttatgtcatttttttgtgtccaattttgtTGTATGTGGTGATTGTTCTGTTTatccttttgaattttgtggttttTTGATTGGTTGAGTGCTTCTAGCAGGTTTAATTAGTGAAAACAATGGAGTTAGAAGGTTTTAGGTGGTAGGGAAAACTTGTTTTTAATGTATAGTGTTGATTTTTCGATAAAGATggaatttttagtattttttgtcttgaaaaagATTGAGTCTTAGTACTTGTCTAGAAAAAGATTGAATCTTTAGTAAAGCCATTCAGGTTTCAAGCTGTTACTGAAATTGATGTATACCAATCTGAACCTTGGGATCTTGCAGATTTAAttcaatctattttttttttttgctgatttcatgttaattttttgtgttcaattttgtTGTATATGGTGATTGTCAgatttaattaatgaaaaaatgGAGTTAGACGGTTTCAGATGGTACAGaatatttgtttttaaatgTATAAggttgaatttttttataaagattGAATTTTAGTACTTACTTGGGAGCTTGCAGGTTCAATTCAATCTCTTTTTGCtgatttatatgttattttgtgtccaatttttgttgtatatgaTGGTTATTTTGTTTatccttttgaattttgtgttttTTGTTTGGTTGAGCGCCTTTTTCAGGTTTAATTAGTTGAttgggttaaaaaaaattggagttATGAGGTTTCAGATGCTAGATAAAATCTGTTTTCAATGTATAAGGTTGATTTTCTTATTAAGATTGAACTTGTAGTATGTACCCGTCCAAAAGAAACGGAGTTATGAGGTTTCAGATGCTAGATAAAATCTGTTTTCAATGTATAAGGttgatttttttgataaagattgaatttttagtATTTACTTGTCCAGAAAAAAGGGTTGAATCTTTAGTATCTGGTTATAAATCCTTGTTATCGAGTGTTTTTGAAGAGGAATCAGAGGAGGAGACTGTAAACAGCTAAGTCTTTTTTGTTTGCTCAAAGCTTTTCTGTGGATAAGAAAGGAAACTTTTTATATCTCGCATCTACGTGGGAACATGAGAGTCTTTTTCGTCGAGTCTCCCCGTTCCTACCGCTCAAACAGGCCTATAGAGTATAGCCAAGTGGTGTAAGGCATCGGTTTTTGGTACCAGCATGCAAAGATTCACCAAATAAGAATAAAATGTTTGACCCTGGGTAAGCGTGCAAGGATCCTTTTCACGAAGATATTTATTGCTAGTattgaaattaataaattaGTTAAATTGGAATGCACACAGCAAAATGTATCTCGATTTGGGGATGTACTCCTGCAGACTGCCAGTCTCAAGGAAGTTAGTGTGTTTCTGACATTTCCTCAGGTTTATTGGAATTGCAATGCTGCTCTTATATAAGAATAATATTTCTTGTCTTTGAGCTGTTGAACTAGTGTTTCTTCTGTATTTTGAGCTAGTAATTAGTTTGTCGTGTTATGAACCCACCTCCCTTCTTAGCCTGAACTTGGTAGCCTTTTTTCATGAATGGCATTTTGATTGATGCGGTGCAGAACATGCATCGCTGAAGAGCAGAGATATGGAGTGGTACTTTTTCAGCCCTGTGGATAAGAAGTATTGCAATGGATCTCGACTTAACCGAGCTACTGGCCAAGGCTACTGGAAAGCTACTGGGAAGGACCGTCCTGTTAGCCATAAATCTCAGCGCATTGGGATGAAGAAAACACTCGTTTTCCATAGTGGCCGAGCTCCTGATGGAAAGAGAACAAATTGGGTTATGCATGAGTACAGACTTGCAGACGAAGAGTTGGAGAAGGCTGGAATTGTGCAGGTGCGGACTAGCGTTTTTTGTGAACTTATCTACTTTCCATATTGAGTTTCGAGTCTTAAAAGGTTCCTTTTGTTGGTTTGCGAGGACGTAGGATTCCTTTGTGCTTTGTAGAATCTTCCAAAAAAGCGGTTTAGGACCACCGACCGGTGACAGATATGCACCTTTTGTTGAGGAGGAATGGGATGATGATTCAGCCGTGCTTCCTGGAGGAGAGGCAGAGGATGATGTGGTGAATGGTGTTGAAGCACGAGTTGAGAGCAATGAACTTGACCAGGTTCGAATTTTCTTTAGATATAGTTATAGTACACTGAAACTATATATTAAGTGACCGTCACCTCCTCTTCGTATTATATTTTTCAGCCTTTCACAGACTTGTTTAAGAATTTCATTATGCACACGAAGCAGGGTACTTCTGCATTATCGGTCTCTACTAAATTTTTGCTATCATTGTATCCTTTTAATATGATCTCCTCTAGATTGCTGAAACATTGTTCTTAATGCGATGTATGGATTTTACTGTTGGTAAAAGAAAGGATCAGATAGACAACCCAGAATGGGAAAGTATGAATTTCAATGCTGTCAGTGTAGATATAATGCTCTTAATTGCAAACTTTTTTGCTATTTTGTCGTCGCTCTTCTTTTCTTAAatgcaaacttttttttttttcctatattGTCTTTGCACTTCTTTTCTTAATTGCAAACTCTTTTGCTATATTGTCATTGCGCTTCTTTTCTTAATTGCAAACTATTTTGCTAATTTTGTCgttactcttctttcttaaTCCCAAACTTTTTGCTATTGTCATTGCTCTTCTTTTCTTAATTACGAACCTTTTGCTATTTTGTTGTTGCTCTTCGTTGttaattacaatttttttgctattttgtGTCGCTCTTTTGTCTCCTTGTCTTTCAACCTTTTTGCTGTTATGTTAGTTGTAGATAACG contains these protein-coding regions:
- the LOC132068089 gene encoding NAC domain containing protein 50-like, with the protein product MEQEGSVVVAAPTSLAPGFRFHPTDEELVRYYLRRKACGKSFRFQAVTEIDVYKSEPWELAEHASLKSRDMEWYFFSPVDKKYCNGSRLNRATGQGYWKATGKDRPVSHKSQRIGMKKTLVFHSGRAPDGKRTNWVMHEYRLADEELEKAGIVQDSFVLCRIFQKSGLGPPTGDRYAPFVEEEWDDDSAVLPGGEAEDDVVNGVEARVESNELDQDAPPKTVLHIENAIEPQILPFVCKRERSEEPELSLSQSKRSKHDDPSSSRANGSEDSTITSQNPVNMMTTKDYPVALLGFPLLEPFETKESQPSNTLTFDSSNLEKSVPPGYLKFISNLENGILNVSMERETLKIEVMRAQAMINVLQSRIDLLTKENEDMRRHVRDG